From Paracoccus aminovorans, one genomic window encodes:
- a CDS encoding class II 3-deoxy-7-phosphoheptulonate synthase yields the protein MAQTTPSSATPAQAWDKRGWRAYPRVQMPDYPDQAALGAVEAQLAKFPPLVFAGEARRLKASLGEVASGRAFLLQGGDCAESFSEFSADNIRDTFKVMLQMAVVLTWGAQLPVVKVGRMAGQFAKPRSAPTEVISGQELPSYRGDIVNGFDFTAEARIPDPQRMLAAYTQAAASLNLLRAFSTGGFADMHRVQSWISDFTGGEEAARYRDIADRISDAMAFMAAAGVTAETAHDLGTVDFYTSHEALLLEYEEALARIDSTTGLPVAGSGHMVWIGDRTRQVDGAHVEFCRGVQNPIGLKCGPSISDGDLKALMARLNPENEPGRLTLIARFGAGTVGDHLPRLIKAVQDEGANVVWSCDPMHGNTIKSASGYKTRPFDSVLREVREFFAVHRAEGTIPGGVHFEMTGKDVTECTGGVRAVTDEDLSSRYHTACDPRLNASQSLELAFLVAEELRSRRIDGRGRQAKAG from the coding sequence ATGGCACAGACCACCCCCAGTTCCGCGACCCCCGCACAGGCATGGGACAAGCGTGGCTGGCGCGCCTATCCGCGCGTCCAGATGCCGGACTATCCCGACCAGGCCGCGCTTGGCGCGGTCGAGGCGCAGCTGGCCAAGTTCCCGCCGCTGGTCTTTGCCGGCGAGGCGCGCCGGCTGAAGGCGTCGCTGGGCGAGGTCGCCTCGGGCCGCGCCTTCCTGCTGCAGGGCGGCGATTGCGCCGAAAGCTTCTCGGAATTCTCGGCCGACAACATCCGCGACACCTTCAAGGTCATGCTGCAGATGGCGGTGGTGCTGACCTGGGGCGCGCAGCTGCCGGTGGTCAAGGTCGGCCGCATGGCGGGCCAGTTCGCCAAGCCGCGCTCGGCCCCGACCGAGGTGATCTCGGGGCAGGAGCTGCCCAGCTATCGCGGCGACATAGTCAACGGCTTCGACTTCACCGCCGAGGCGCGCATTCCCGATCCGCAGCGGATGCTGGCGGCCTATACCCAGGCCGCGGCCTCGCTGAACCTGCTGCGCGCCTTCTCGACCGGCGGCTTTGCCGACATGCACCGGGTGCAGAGCTGGATCAGCGACTTCACCGGCGGCGAGGAGGCGGCGCGCTATCGCGACATCGCCGACCGCATCAGCGACGCCATGGCCTTCATGGCGGCGGCGGGCGTGACTGCGGAAACCGCGCATGACCTCGGCACCGTGGACTTCTATACCAGCCACGAGGCGCTGCTGCTGGAATACGAGGAAGCGCTGGCGCGGATCGATTCGACCACCGGCCTGCCGGTCGCGGGCTCGGGTCACATGGTCTGGATCGGCGACCGCACCCGGCAGGTCGATGGCGCGCATGTCGAATTCTGTCGCGGCGTGCAGAACCCGATCGGGCTGAAATGCGGGCCCTCGATCAGCGACGGCGACCTGAAGGCGCTGATGGCGCGGCTGAACCCGGAAAACGAACCGGGCCGGCTGACGCTGATCGCCCGTTTCGGCGCCGGCACGGTCGGCGACCACCTGCCGCGGCTGATCAAGGCCGTGCAGGATGAGGGCGCCAATGTCGTCTGGTCCTGCGACCCGATGCACGGCAACACCATCAAGTCGGCCTCGGGCTACAAGACCCGGCCCTTCGATTCCGTGCTGCGCGAGGTGCGCGAATTCTTCGCCGTGCACCGGGCCGAGGGCACTATCCCCGGCGGCGTGCATTTCGAGATGACCGGCAAGGACGTGACCGAATGCACCGGCGGCGTGCGTGCCGTGACCGACGAGGACCTGTCCAGCCGCTATCACACCGCCTGCGACCCGCGCCTGAACGCCAGCCAATCGCTGGAACTGGCCTTCCTGGTGGCCGAGGAACTGCGCAGCCGCCGCATCGACGGCCGCGGCCGGCAAGCCAAGGCGGGCTGA
- a CDS encoding ABC transporter ATP-binding protein, whose protein sequence is MIQVHDLHRHFGGFRAVDGASLTIETGSITGLIGPNGAGKSTLFNVIAGVLKPTSGQVTMAGEDITGLPPHELFHKGLLRTFQLAHEFSSMTVRENLMMVPSGQCGETLLNTWLRRGRIREEERALRKKADEVLEFLTISHVADEKAGNLSGGQKKLLELGRTMMVDAKIVFLDEVGAGVNRTLLGTIGDAIVRLNKERGYTFCVIEHDMDFIGRLCDPVIVMAAGKVLAQGSASSIMQNEAVIEAYLGTGLKNKVAAEIAEETAFGEAHGAQPGLGAEAGQGGEGKPAGGM, encoded by the coding sequence ATGATCCAGGTCCATGACCTGCACCGGCATTTCGGGGGCTTCCGCGCCGTGGACGGTGCCAGCCTGACCATCGAGACCGGCTCGATCACCGGGCTGATCGGACCGAACGGCGCAGGAAAATCTACTCTTTTCAACGTGATCGCCGGGGTTCTGAAACCGACTTCGGGCCAGGTGACCATGGCGGGCGAGGACATCACCGGCCTGCCCCCGCATGAACTGTTCCACAAGGGCCTGTTGCGCACCTTCCAGCTGGCGCACGAATTTTCGTCGATGACGGTGCGCGAGAACCTGATGATGGTGCCCAGCGGCCAATGCGGCGAGACGCTGCTCAACACCTGGCTGCGGCGCGGCCGCATCCGCGAGGAAGAGCGCGCCCTTCGCAAGAAGGCCGACGAGGTGCTTGAATTTCTGACCATTTCCCATGTCGCCGATGAAAAGGCCGGCAACCTGTCCGGCGGGCAGAAGAAGCTTCTGGAACTGGGCCGCACCATGATGGTGGACGCGAAGATCGTCTTTCTGGACGAGGTCGGCGCCGGGGTGAACCGCACGCTTCTAGGCACCATCGGCGACGCCATCGTGCGGCTGAACAAGGAGCGCGGCTATACCTTCTGCGTCATCGAGCATGACATGGATTTCATCGGCCGGCTTTGCGACCCGGTGATCGTCATGGCGGCGGGCAAGGTGCTGGCCCAGGGCAGCGCCTCCAGCATCATGCAGAACGAGGCGGTGATCGAGGCCTATCTGGGCACCGGCCTGAAGAACAAGGTCGCTGCCGAGATCGCCGAGGAAACCGCCTTCGGCGAGGCCCATGGCGCCCAGCCCGGCCTGGGGGCCGAGGCGGGCCAGGGCGGCGAGGGCAAGCCGGCGGGGGGGATGTGA
- a CDS encoding PAS domain-containing protein, giving the protein MPQGAGGRGKLLRLADYEPVQVERILGELRGYWEGLRQGRAIPSRGDVEPRGIRRALDYAFILERIAPGAARFRLAGRHLIDLMGMEVRGMPLCAFLNTSSRGRLSDVLESVFRGPQIAEMTLDSPASYGRPAMAGRMLLLPLRSDLGDVTRALGCLICEGAVGESPRRFDLVADQEFPVIPGAKVLEPSPSRTGFADAPAPWKAAPPRAEPLPENATPEERRARFRLVSDSKPPPPRGTRY; this is encoded by the coding sequence GAAAGCTGCTGCGCCTGGCGGATTACGAGCCGGTGCAGGTCGAGCGCATCCTCGGCGAATTGCGCGGCTATTGGGAAGGGCTGCGGCAGGGCCGCGCCATCCCCTCGCGCGGGGATGTCGAGCCGCGCGGCATCCGCAGGGCGCTGGACTATGCCTTCATCCTGGAGCGCATCGCGCCGGGCGCGGCGCGTTTCCGCCTTGCCGGCCGGCATCTGATCGACCTGATGGGCATGGAGGTGCGCGGCATGCCGCTTTGCGCCTTCCTGAACACCAGTTCGCGCGGGCGGCTGTCGGATGTGCTGGAAAGCGTGTTCCGCGGCCCGCAGATCGCCGAGATGACGCTGGATTCGCCCGCGTCCTACGGCCGGCCGGCGATGGCGGGGCGGATGCTGCTCTTGCCGCTGCGCTCGGACCTGGGCGACGTGACCCGAGCTCTGGGCTGCCTGATCTGCGAAGGCGCGGTGGGCGAAAGCCCGCGCCGCTTCGATCTGGTCGCGGACCAGGAATTCCCGGTGATCCCCGGCGCCAAGGTGCTGGAGCCCTCGCCCTCGCGCACCGGCTTCGCCGACGCGCCAGCGCCCTGGAAAGCGGCGCCGCCCCGCGCCGAGCCCCTGCCCGAAAACGCCACGCCCGAGGAGCGCCGCGCCCGCTTCCGTCTGGTCAGCGACAGCAAGCCGCCACCGCCGCGCGGCACCCGCTATTGA
- a CDS encoding ABC transporter substrate-binding protein → MKKLLLASAAGALLAGAAGAEDIKMGISLGLTGPLESISPAMQKGAELAMKEVSDSGKLLDGSTVTPVVADNTCTDAAASVAAVTRLVTAEGVKGIMGGMCSGETIASLEQVGVPQGVVMISPSATSPALSTIDDKGFFFRTSPSDARQGEVMADIVLERGIKSVAVTYTNNDYGKGLADSFAEAYKKKGGTVTVVSAHDDGKADYSAEVAALAAAGGDALVVAGYADQGGSGVIQGALDTGAFETFVLPDGMVNNVLVEKFGTQLETSFGQNPSAEGEGHDKFAELAKAGGFDGSSAYAGESYDATALMLLAMQAAKSSDPKIYKDKVMEVANAPGEKIYPGELAKGLELLSEGKDIDYVGATSVELVEPGESAGVYREVDFKGGKLNVVGFR, encoded by the coding sequence ATGAAAAAGCTTCTTCTGGCCAGCGCCGCGGGGGCCCTGCTTGCCGGTGCCGCGGGTGCCGAGGACATCAAGATGGGCATCTCGCTGGGCCTGACCGGGCCGCTGGAATCGATTTCGCCCGCGATGCAGAAGGGCGCCGAACTGGCGATGAAGGAAGTAAGCGACAGCGGCAAGCTGCTGGACGGCTCGACCGTGACCCCGGTGGTCGCCGACAACACCTGCACCGACGCGGCCGCCTCGGTCGCCGCCGTCACCCGTCTGGTCACCGCCGAAGGCGTCAAGGGCATCATGGGCGGCATGTGCTCTGGCGAGACCATCGCCTCGCTGGAACAGGTGGGCGTGCCGCAGGGCGTGGTGATGATCTCGCCCTCGGCCACCTCGCCGGCGCTGTCGACCATCGACGACAAGGGCTTCTTCTTCCGCACCTCGCCCTCGGACGCGCGCCAGGGCGAGGTCATGGCCGACATCGTGCTGGAGCGCGGCATCAAGTCGGTCGCCGTGACCTATACCAACAACGATTACGGCAAGGGCCTGGCCGACAGTTTCGCCGAGGCCTACAAGAAGAAGGGCGGCACCGTCACCGTGGTTTCCGCCCATGACGACGGCAAGGCCGACTATTCGGCCGAGGTCGCGGCACTGGCCGCAGCCGGCGGCGACGCGCTGGTGGTGGCGGGCTATGCCGACCAGGGCGGCTCGGGCGTGATCCAGGGCGCGCTGGACACCGGCGCCTTCGAGACCTTCGTGCTGCCCGACGGCATGGTCAACAATGTCCTGGTCGAGAAATTCGGCACCCAGCTGGAAACCTCCTTCGGCCAGAACCCCTCGGCCGAGGGCGAGGGGCACGACAAGTTCGCCGAACTGGCCAAGGCGGGGGGCTTCGACGGCAGCTCGGCCTATGCCGGCGAAAGCTACGACGCCACCGCGCTGATGCTGCTGGCGATGCAGGCGGCCAAGTCCTCGGACCCCAAGATCTACAAGGACAAGGTGATGGAGGTCGCCAACGCTCCGGGCGAGAAGATCTATCCCGGCGAACTGGCAAAGGGGCTGGAACTGCTCTCCGAAGGCAAGGACATCGACTATGTCGGCGCCACCTCGGTCGAACTGGTCGAGCCGGGCGAAAGCGCCGGCGTCTATCGCGAGGTCGACTTCAAGGGCGGCAAGCTGAACGTGGTGGGCTTCCGCTGA